In Microbacterium foliorum, the following proteins share a genomic window:
- a CDS encoding ABC transporter permease: MTTTTDTLVRANLVRDTKNVLTRELKPVLRDPFTLIFSLLQPLVFLGLFAPLLIGGSGQPAGETLAWFVPGVLVMIVLFGTGATGSNLQYEMMTGSHERTLVAPLARSSLLVGRALKEIAPIVVQALIIVLIAWPFGFAINVPGLLIGLALLAVFGVGLGSLSYSLALATKDREWLFWGVQQSLIFPLLILSGMLLPLDDGPDWMRAVASVNPVNWVVQAERALFAGDLGDPTVLWGWVSALAVAVVGLVVGVRAIRRSS, from the coding sequence ATGACCACCACGACCGACACCCTCGTGCGCGCGAACCTCGTGCGCGACACGAAGAACGTGCTGACCCGCGAGCTCAAGCCAGTGCTGCGCGACCCGTTCACGCTGATCTTCAGCCTGCTGCAGCCGCTCGTGTTCCTGGGCCTGTTCGCGCCGCTGCTGATCGGCGGCTCCGGTCAGCCGGCCGGAGAGACCCTCGCCTGGTTCGTGCCCGGCGTGCTCGTCATGATCGTGCTGTTCGGCACCGGGGCCACCGGCTCGAACCTGCAGTACGAGATGATGACCGGCTCGCACGAGCGCACGCTGGTCGCACCGCTCGCCCGCTCGTCGCTGCTCGTCGGTCGCGCACTCAAGGAGATCGCGCCGATCGTGGTGCAGGCGCTGATCATCGTGCTGATCGCGTGGCCGTTCGGCTTCGCGATCAACGTGCCTGGACTGCTCATCGGGCTCGCGCTGCTCGCGGTCTTCGGCGTGGGCCTCGGCTCGCTGTCGTACTCGCTGGCGCTCGCTACGAAGGACCGCGAGTGGTTGTTCTGGGGAGTGCAGCAGTCGCTGATCTTCCCGCTGCTGATCCTCTCGGGCATGCTGCTGCCGCTCGACGACGGGCCCGACTGGATGCGGGCGGTCGCGTCGGTCAACCCGGTCAACTGGGTCGTGCAGGCCGAACGGGCGCTGTTCGCCGGAGACCTCGGCGACCCGACAGTGCTGTGGGGCTGGGTCTCGGCTCTCGCCGTCGCGGTCGTCGGACTCGTGGTGGGAGTGCGGGCGATCCGTCGCAGCAGCTGA